From Ptychodera flava strain L36383 chromosome 2, AS_Pfla_20210202, whole genome shotgun sequence, the proteins below share one genomic window:
- the LOC139116977 gene encoding uncharacterized protein isoform X1 → MARIMHMKYSQGRSIRRSAAHRTLSKPFKDIFDTHPRVRPRPTLYDVLPLMHPVNRERVVFSSNKPNFTPIVTLDEFPSSASSSISKRQGIATEACPSVSDWVRPSTARDTDNREVQLYSMQWFWRTTCEDPGTACIGFVGASKCRSKRSWVIAWARETADDSYRWMWVAIETCCTCAIYRH, encoded by the exons TGCACATGAAATATTCACAGGGCCGATCAATTAGACGATCAGCAGCACATCGGACG ttgAGTAAACCTTTTAAAGATATATTTGACACACATCCAAGAGTGAGGCCGCGGCCGACGTTATACGATGTGCTGCCTTTAATGCACCCAGTAAACAGAGAACGCGTTGTCTTTTCATCAAACAAACCAAACTTTACACCAATAGTAACTCTGGACGAGTTTCCGTCCTCCGCATCGTCTTCAATATCAAAG AGACAAGGTATTGCAACAGAGGCCTGTCCCAGCGTCAGTGATTGGGTGCGGCCGAGTACGGCCAGAGACACAGACAACAGGGAAGTGCAACTCTACTCAATGCAGTGGTTCTGGCGAACTACCTGTGAAGACCCAGGCACCGCGTGCATCGGGTTCGTAGGGGCATCAAAGTGCCGATCGAAAAGGTCATGGGTCATAGCCTGGGCCAGAGAGACAGCAGACGACTCTTATCGATGGATGTGGGTTGCCATAGAAACCTGCTGCACGTGTGCGATTTACCGTCAttga
- the LOC139116977 gene encoding uncharacterized protein isoform X2 — MKYSQGRSIRRSAAHRTLSKPFKDIFDTHPRVRPRPTLYDVLPLMHPVNRERVVFSSNKPNFTPIVTLDEFPSSASSSISKRQGIATEACPSVSDWVRPSTARDTDNREVQLYSMQWFWRTTCEDPGTACIGFVGASKCRSKRSWVIAWARETADDSYRWMWVAIETCCTCAIYRH; from the exons ATGAAATATTCACAGGGCCGATCAATTAGACGATCAGCAGCACATCGGACG ttgAGTAAACCTTTTAAAGATATATTTGACACACATCCAAGAGTGAGGCCGCGGCCGACGTTATACGATGTGCTGCCTTTAATGCACCCAGTAAACAGAGAACGCGTTGTCTTTTCATCAAACAAACCAAACTTTACACCAATAGTAACTCTGGACGAGTTTCCGTCCTCCGCATCGTCTTCAATATCAAAG AGACAAGGTATTGCAACAGAGGCCTGTCCCAGCGTCAGTGATTGGGTGCGGCCGAGTACGGCCAGAGACACAGACAACAGGGAAGTGCAACTCTACTCAATGCAGTGGTTCTGGCGAACTACCTGTGAAGACCCAGGCACCGCGTGCATCGGGTTCGTAGGGGCATCAAAGTGCCGATCGAAAAGGTCATGGGTCATAGCCTGGGCCAGAGAGACAGCAGACGACTCTTATCGATGGATGTGGGTTGCCATAGAAACCTGCTGCACGTGTGCGATTTACCGTCAttga